The DNA region GGGGCCGTGTTCGGCGATCAGGGCGCGGAGGTCGTCGCGGTCGCGGCGCCACTGCCGCCGTGCCCGCTCCAGCTCCCACCCCAGCCGGACCACCACAACCTCTGGCCCCACAGCCCGCTCCTGCTCTGCCGGCTTTCGCCCCTGCTCCTCTACCTGTCCGTCCGCCTGCCCCTGTCCTTCACCCCGGCCATGGCCGGGCTCGAGTTGCCGTTCCTTCGCCCGCTTCCGTCTTCCCGCGTGCTCCGGCTCCTGCCCTTCCACGACCGCGTGCTCCTGCTCCTCATCCTTCTTCTTGAGCAGGGGGATGCGGGTGCAGTCGAGGGGGAGGGTTTCGTGCCAGTCCACGGGCACCCGCAGGTGCCCGTGGCGCTGGTGGTAGGTGGTGATGGCACGCATGAGGCGTTCGGTATCAGCGGTGGCGGGGTCGGACAACACGGTGATCTTCAGCCAGTCCGCGACCACGGCTGCGGACCGCTGGCGGGTGAGGGTCCGCATCTGCTGGAGCTCACGGGCGCGTTCCTCGGCCCGCCAGCACGCCTCCTTGGACGGCTGGACGGCTGGACGGCTGGACGCGGTGGGGGCCGAGGCTGGTGCTGCGCCCCGCGCGCTCCAGCCGCTGCACGGCCTCCTCCGGCTCATCTTCGCCTTCGCCGGTGGCGTGGTCGGGTTCGTAGGACTCCAGCGCGCGCAGCATGTTGATCACTGGCCCCCAGTCCGGCCCGACCAGCGTGCCGTCCGCAGGCCGTGCCAGGTGGAGCACGAGCACGATGATCGACGCGATCTTGTCCGGGTTCTCCCAGTCGTAGCGCACGGCACGCCCCGCGATCTGCAAGAGGTCGCCCTGCGCCGTGCGGGGGTCGACCAGGGCGACGGTGTCGACGGCCGGGACGTCCACGCCTTCACTCAGTAGGTGTTTTTGATCCCTGGCCGTGAGCTGCGTATACCTGGATGATCTGGGGTGTGGGGGCTGGTGGGACGGCTCGGCGGTACTGCCGGGAGTGTGGTGATCCGCTGCCGCAGGCGATGGCGGCGGAGGCGGTGTTTTGCTCGGGTCGTTGCAGGTCACGGCGGTGGCGGAGGCTTGATCGGACCCGTCAGCGGGTGGCCGCGATGCAGCGGGGAGAGCAGGCTGAGTGCCCGGTGTGCGGGCGGTCGTGGACGGTGGGTGTGGAGCGGTCGAGGGCGGCGGTGTACTGCTCGGACCGTTGCCGGGTACGGGCCTGCCGTCAGCGGCGGGCGTCACGGAACGGCGTTACGGAAACGCCGTAGCCGAACGCCTCGCACACACCTTGAACACCCCTGGATTTACACGGTAGTTGGGAGCGAAAGGCGTGCGCTTCGAGCGCCCCTGGTTCACGCTCTGCCCCGGCGTGTCGCGCGCGCCACGGTGGACGGTGAACGGGGCCGGCGCCCCTTTGACCGGTCACGTCCTGGTGACCGGGCCGGACCCGGGCGAGGGCGGTGGTCAACATGACCGACGTGGCCGACCGGATCGGGAACGTCACCCGGCAGCGTTACGAACAGCTCGTCACCCAGGCCAAGGAACTGATCGCGCAGATCGCCCGCTCGCAGTTCGCGCTGGGAGACATGGCGTTGGAGATCGAGCCGATGAGGTCGGTGGGCGGGTCGATGCCGAACGGCACGGACGACCTGTTCACCGTGACGGAGTCGTTGCAGATGTTCGCGGACGACATCGGCGTCGAACGCCGGACGGTGGAGGACTGGCGCTACACCGCTAACCGCTGGCCGGAGAAGCGCCGCAAGGAGGGCGTTTCGTTCACCGTTCACCGCATCCTGGCGTCGGTGGCGGACGAGGACGAGCGGTGGGCGGCGATCGAGGACGCGCCGTTCAACCCGCGCACGGGAGCCAGGCAGTGGACGCCGGACGGCGCGAAGCGGGTCGTCGGCCAGCGGGTCGACCGGCCGGTGACGGTGGATGAGAAGGTCCAGGCCGTGGCCGATCTGACCCGGGACGACGAGGTCGCAGCCCAGGTCGCCACCGACCTACTGAAGCGGCCGGCGGTCACCGAGCACGTCACCCCGGCCGAAAAGGTCCGGGTCGTCACGGAGCTGACCAGGGACGACAGCGTCGCGCAGGAGGTCACCACCAGTCTGCTGCGCCGTCCGGCCGTCGCCCG from Streptomyces flavofungini includes:
- a CDS encoding DUF6192 family protein encodes the protein MTDVADRIGNVTRQRYEQLVTQAKELIAQIARSQFALGDMALEIEPMRSVGGSMPNGTDDLFTVTESLQMFADDIGVERRTVEDWRYTANRWPEKRRKEGVSFTVHRILASVADEDERWAAIEDAPFNPRTGARQWTPDGAKRVVGQRVDRPVTVDEKVQAVADLTRDDEVAAQVATDLLKRPAVTEHVTPAEKVRVVTELTRDDSVAQEVTTSLLRRPAVARKTMRDDTTRMLVNRAQFDNSNETRDRIRERTPAVRAIEHTIEYLDLVGSCHGFVATLGRLVPQLRGQEFTEDERETVCRQIGRVRAAADWLEGALNNGEFTLDEQLVQLLKGE